One window of the Primulina eburnea isolate SZY01 chromosome 18, ASM2296580v1, whole genome shotgun sequence genome contains the following:
- the LOC140819197 gene encoding uncharacterized protein produces the protein MWYVITDGPLKILKSNTVVAVTEGASQMVHKHRSEWTGEDKKKVNLDNVAKNILHKTLDKNTFSKIKMCYTAKEICEKLIQIYDGNEQAKENKLSAMQKFENLKMKAGETLNEFDECFSSLVNELAALGKEYGNREIAVKVMRALPRD, from the coding sequence atgtggtatgtcatcacagatggtccttTGAAGATCTTAAAATCTAACACtgttgttgctgttactgagggAGCATCCCAAATGGTTCATAAGCACAGAAGTGAATGGACTGGCGAAGATAAAAAGAAAGTcaatcttgataatgttgcGAAGAACATTCTTCACAAAACCCTCGACAAAAATACCTTCAGCAAGATCAAGATGTGTTATACTGCTAAAGAGATTTGTGAAAAACTCATCCAAATCTATGACGGAAATGAGCAGGCGAAGGAGAATAAACTGTCTGCAATGCAGAAATTCGAGAATCtcaaaatgaaagctggagaaaCTCTGAACGAGTTTGACGAATGTTTCAGCAGCCTGGTTAATGAACTAGCAGCACTTGGGAAAGAGTAtggcaacagagaaatagcagTCAAAGTGATGAGAGCTTTACCCAGAGACTGA